In Deinococcus gobiensis I-0, one genomic interval encodes:
- the allE gene encoding (S)-ureidoglycine aminohydrolase, producing the protein MKHLGVTRSALEASHAVLTPETFVRTALSEWPGSAVVVHIAPVIGLRARFVQFTAEMPQGARATASAQGFQRFAFVLSGEVEASVDGETRTLRESDYVFLPAGTAHTLTALSAARVSVFEKPYEAAPGQATPGTVWGNERAVAGTPFEGDDHLLARKLLPDEPAFDFMVSTMSFAPGASLPYAEIHYMEHGLLMLEGEGLYKLQDRYYPVTAGDVIWMGAHCPQWYGALGRHWSKYLLYKDMNRHPLALRGGGLD; encoded by the coding sequence ATGAAACACCTCGGCGTCACCCGCAGCGCGCTCGAAGCGTCGCACGCGGTCCTCACCCCCGAAACCTTCGTCCGCACGGCCCTGAGCGAGTGGCCGGGCAGCGCCGTCGTCGTGCATATCGCGCCGGTCATCGGCCTACGCGCCCGCTTCGTGCAGTTCACGGCCGAGATGCCCCAGGGCGCGCGGGCCACGGCCTCTGCGCAGGGCTTCCAGCGCTTCGCCTTCGTCCTGTCGGGCGAGGTCGAGGCCAGCGTGGACGGCGAGACGCGCACGCTGCGCGAGTCCGACTACGTGTTCCTGCCCGCCGGCACGGCCCACACCCTGACGGCCCTCTCGGCGGCGCGCGTGTCGGTGTTCGAGAAGCCCTACGAGGCGGCCCCCGGTCAGGCCACGCCCGGAACCGTGTGGGGTAATGAGCGCGCAGTCGCGGGCACGCCCTTCGAGGGCGACGACCACCTGCTCGCCCGCAAACTGCTGCCCGACGAACCCGCCTTCGACTTCATGGTCAGCACCATGAGCTTCGCGCCGGGGGCCAGCCTCCCCTATGCCGAAATCCACTACATGGAACATGGCCTCCTGATGCTGGAGGGCGAGGGCCTGTACAAGTTGCAGGACCGCTACTACCCGGTCACGGCCGGCGACGTGATCTGGATGGGCGCGCACTGCCCGCAGTGGTACGGCGCGCTGGGGCGCCACTGGAGCAAGTATCTGCTCTACAAGGACATGAACCGGCACCCGCTGGCGCTGCGGGGCGGGGGGTTGGACTGA
- a CDS encoding AzlC family ABC transporter permease, giving the protein MPLVPGVLPFSMVAGIAAVQVGFTPLESVMFSVIGYAGSAQLIAAQLYGAGSPLALIVLSSLVVNLRFAMYSASLLPLFGGVPNRVRWPLAYLMTDQAYALTMGRPDTETDPVPYYAGAAVPMWLTWQTGTAVGALLGARIPPEWPLDFAVPLSFIALLVPVLRTRPQLLAAAVSGAAAVAAHGLPFRLNLILGAACGVAAGLWAQQAERRRTGAQA; this is encoded by the coding sequence TTGCCGCTCGTTCCGGGGGTGCTGCCCTTCAGCATGGTTGCGGGCATCGCGGCGGTGCAGGTGGGCTTCACGCCGCTGGAGTCGGTGATGTTCTCCGTGATCGGCTACGCGGGATCGGCGCAGCTCATCGCCGCGCAGCTCTACGGAGCGGGCAGCCCGCTGGCCCTCATCGTGCTGAGCAGCCTCGTGGTGAACCTGCGTTTCGCGATGTACTCGGCCTCGCTACTGCCGCTGTTCGGGGGCGTGCCCAACCGTGTGCGCTGGCCGCTGGCGTATCTGATGACCGACCAGGCCTACGCCCTGACGATGGGCCGCCCCGACACGGAGACGGACCCCGTGCCCTACTACGCGGGCGCGGCCGTGCCCATGTGGCTCACCTGGCAGACCGGCACGGCCGTCGGGGCACTGCTGGGCGCGCGCATTCCGCCCGAGTGGCCGCTGGACTTCGCGGTGCCCCTGAGCTTCATCGCGCTGCTCGTGCCGGTCCTGCGCACGCGCCCGCAACTGCTCGCGGCGGCGGTGTCGGGGGCGGCGGCGGTGGCAGCCCACGGCCTCCCCTTTCGCCTGAACCTGATCCTGGGAGCGGCCTGCGGGGTTGCGGCGGGCCTGTGGGCGCAACAGGCCGAGCGCCGCCGCACCGGGGCGCAGGCATGA
- a CDS encoding AzlD domain-containing protein: MKVWLVIVGVGAVSLLLRASSLVLLRGRTLPPGLLNSLGLVPAAVLSALVVPELLVHGGDFRPLGPRLVAGVAAALIAWKTRNVLWTLLGGLGLLFGFEALGWR; the protein is encoded by the coding sequence ATGAAGGTCTGGCTGGTGATCGTCGGGGTGGGGGCCGTCAGCCTGCTGCTGCGGGCCTCGTCGCTGGTGCTGCTGCGCGGGCGCACGCTGCCGCCGGGCCTGCTGAATTCGCTGGGGCTGGTGCCGGCGGCGGTCCTATCGGCGCTGGTGGTCCCCGAACTCCTGGTGCACGGCGGCGACTTCCGCCCCCTGGGGCCGCGCCTCGTGGCTGGGGTCGCCGCCGCCCTCATCGCCTGGAAGACCCGCAACGTGCTGTGGACGCTGCTGGGAGGGCTGGGGCTGCTGTTCGGCTTTGAGGCGCTGGGCTGGCGCTGA
- a CDS encoding beta-galactosidase, with translation MFDIKSFGGVIYGADYNPEQWPRDVWREDARLMNEAGVNLVSLGIFSWALLEPRPGEYDFGWLDEVMDLLHEHGVGVNLATATASPPPWLSLKYPDSKPVTADGVRLEVGGRQLYCPSHAAFREHVRALTRQIARRYAAHPALRMWHVNNEYGCHIDQCYCGLCAENFRAWLRGKYGTLDALNAAWGTAFWSQRYGDWAEIQPPRRAPTYPNPTQQLDWRRFSSDNILELYRLEVEVLREVTPEIPVTTNFLGFLPGLDYHKWAREEDVVSLDAYPDPSDAAPHLDAGMSYDLMRSLRGGQRWILMEQAPSAVNWRQHNAPKRPGLMRVLNHQALAHGASGLMYFQWRASRAGAEKYHSGMVQHVGPERSRVWREVRALGQELKSLSALTGASVRSRVAVMFDWDNWWALELDSKPSALKLMPLVRKWYAALRGLGQNVDFVHPEADLGAYDVVALPNGYLLTAGAAGNLRAFVQGGGTLLTGFFSGIVDEHEHVQLGGYPGLLRDVLGLWVEEWAPLQPGETTAVRLEGGEEVQATQWAEVIHPDGAQVLATFTEDYYAGGAAVTRHAFGAGQAYYLGSDLPQYTLAGLLEGALRGAGVPLCHVPEQLDLSVSTLDGAQVLHLLNVHPTRPLTLRLPEGGARLGGDDVSSQTVVLAPYAAELIRFRGEVDLVAVQVLDQEPVADKRQAGLPVPG, from the coding sequence ATGTTCGACATCAAATCCTTTGGCGGCGTCATCTACGGCGCCGACTACAACCCCGAGCAGTGGCCGCGCGACGTGTGGCGCGAGGACGCGCGACTCATGAACGAGGCGGGCGTGAACCTCGTCTCGCTGGGCATCTTCTCCTGGGCGCTGCTCGAACCCCGGCCCGGCGAGTACGACTTCGGCTGGCTCGACGAGGTCATGGACCTGCTGCACGAACACGGCGTCGGCGTGAACCTGGCGACCGCCACCGCCTCGCCGCCGCCCTGGCTGTCGCTGAAGTACCCGGACTCCAAGCCCGTGACCGCCGACGGCGTGCGCCTGGAGGTGGGCGGGCGGCAGCTCTACTGCCCCAGCCACGCCGCCTTCCGCGAGCACGTGCGCGCGCTGACGCGCCAGATCGCCCGGCGCTACGCCGCCCACCCCGCCCTGCGGATGTGGCACGTGAACAACGAGTACGGCTGCCACATCGACCAGTGCTACTGCGGGCTGTGCGCCGAAAACTTCCGTGCGTGGCTGCGCGGCAAATACGGCACCCTGGACGCCCTGAACGCCGCCTGGGGCACCGCCTTCTGGAGCCAGCGCTACGGCGACTGGGCGGAGATCCAGCCGCCGCGCCGCGCGCCCACCTACCCCAACCCCACCCAGCAGCTCGACTGGCGGCGCTTTTCCAGCGACAACATCCTGGAGCTCTACCGCCTGGAGGTAGAGGTGCTGCGCGAGGTCACGCCGGAAATTCCGGTCACGACCAACTTCCTGGGCTTTCTGCCCGGCCTGGACTACCACAAGTGGGCGCGCGAGGAGGACGTGGTGTCGCTCGACGCCTACCCCGACCCCAGCGACGCGGCCCCGCACCTCGACGCGGGCATGAGCTACGACCTGATGCGCTCGTTGCGCGGCGGCCAGCGCTGGATCCTGATGGAGCAGGCCCCCAGCGCCGTGAACTGGCGCCAGCACAACGCGCCCAAGCGGCCGGGGCTGATGCGGGTCCTGAACCATCAGGCGCTCGCACACGGGGCCAGCGGCCTGATGTATTTCCAGTGGCGGGCGTCACGCGCCGGGGCCGAGAAGTACCACAGCGGCATGGTGCAGCACGTCGGCCCCGAGCGCTCGCGGGTATGGCGTGAGGTCAGGGCGCTGGGCCAGGAACTCAAGTCGCTCTCGGCCCTGACCGGGGCCAGCGTGCGTTCGCGCGTGGCCGTCATGTTCGACTGGGACAACTGGTGGGCGCTGGAACTCGACAGCAAGCCCTCGGCCCTCAAGCTCATGCCCCTGGTGCGCAAGTGGTACGCGGCGCTGCGCGGCCTGGGCCAGAACGTGGACTTCGTGCATCCGGAGGCCGACCTGGGCGCCTACGACGTGGTGGCGCTGCCCAACGGCTACCTGCTGACGGCGGGGGCGGCGGGCAACCTGCGCGCCTTCGTGCAGGGGGGCGGGACCCTGCTCACGGGCTTTTTCAGCGGCATCGTGGACGAGCACGAGCACGTGCAACTCGGCGGCTACCCGGGCCTGCTGCGCGACGTGCTGGGCCTGTGGGTCGAGGAATGGGCGCCCCTGCAACCCGGCGAGACGACGGCGGTCCGGCTGGAGGGGGGTGAGGAGGTCCAGGCCACGCAGTGGGCCGAAGTCATCCACCCGGACGGGGCCCAGGTACTCGCCACCTTCACGGAGGACTACTACGCGGGCGGCGCGGCCGTCACCCGGCACGCCTTCGGGGCGGGGCAGGCCTACTACCTGGGCAGCGACCTGCCGCAATACACGCTGGCCGGGCTGCTGGAAGGGGCGCTGCGAGGCGCGGGCGTGCCGCTGTGCCACGTGCCCGAACAGCTCGACCTGTCGGTGTCTACCCTGGACGGCGCGCAGGTGCTGCACCTGTTGAACGTCCACCCGACCCGCCCCCTCACCCTGAGGCTGCCTGAGGGCGGCGCTCGCCTGGGCGGAGACGACGTGTCGTCCCAGACGGTGGTTCTGGCACCCTACGCGGCCGAGCTGATCCGCTTCCGGGGCGAGGTGGACCTCGTGGCCGTGCAGGTGCTGGACCAGGAGCCGGTGGCAGACAAGCGTCAGGCGGGTCTGCCGGTTCCCGGCTGA
- a CDS encoding carbohydrate ABC transporter permease, which yields MVVFSTHPDSAIFSPAPPLGFGGAFAENFRQLQADTNFVRTLANSTVISVLYTLLSMLLTSMAGFAFAKYAFRGRNLLFGIILATLTIPSFVTIIPQFILVARDLHLSNTYWAVILPTLANTIGIFYMRQAFQTVPDDLLHAARIDGAGEWRTFWQIALPVVRPALAALAILLFLASWNDYLWPLIVLNQKDSYTMPVALGTLVGLTRVSWGALMVGTTIATLPFLALFLALQRHFVAGIAGGAVKD from the coding sequence ATGGTCGTGTTCAGCACGCACCCGGACTCGGCCATCTTCAGCCCGGCGCCGCCCCTGGGCTTCGGCGGGGCCTTCGCCGAGAACTTCCGGCAGCTCCAGGCCGACACCAACTTCGTGCGCACGCTCGCCAACAGCACGGTCATCTCGGTGCTCTACACCCTCCTGAGCATGCTCCTGACGAGCATGGCCGGCTTCGCCTTCGCCAAGTACGCCTTCCGGGGCCGCAATCTGCTGTTCGGGATCATCCTCGCCACGCTGACCATCCCCAGCTTCGTGACCATCATCCCGCAGTTCATCCTCGTGGCGCGCGACCTGCACCTGAGCAACACCTACTGGGCAGTCATTTTGCCCACCCTGGCGAACACCATCGGCATCTTCTACATGCGCCAGGCTTTCCAGACGGTGCCCGACGACCTGCTGCACGCCGCGCGCATCGACGGTGCGGGCGAGTGGCGCACCTTCTGGCAGATCGCCCTGCCGGTGGTGCGCCCGGCGCTGGCGGCGCTCGCCATCCTGCTGTTCCTGGCGAGCTGGAACGACTACCTCTGGCCCCTGATCGTGCTGAACCAGAAAGACAGCTACACCATGCCGGTGGCGCTGGGTACGCTGGTCGGCCTCACCCGCGTCTCCTGGGGCGCGCTGATGGTCGGTACCACCATCGCCACCCTGCCCTTCCTGGCCCTGTTCCTCGCGCTGCAACGTCACTTCGTGGCGGGTATCGCGGGCGGCGCGGTCAAGGACTGA
- a CDS encoding carbohydrate ABC transporter permease, which yields MTTTLPTPPRARRRFQAAPYLFVLPYLLIFASFWAWPIVSSFLLSFKDSRLGATAPWSVANWTRLAGDEFFRTALKNTFVILIIQVPTMLLMATGLAVALNSRMLRARGLFRFAFFAPLVVGTVAYSAVFRLLFNTDFGMVNRALGGLGLPPVDWLNQPGPAMTVIILALLWRWTGYNAIILLAGLQGIREELYEAASIDGATPWEQFWKITVPMLRPTLLFCLVLSLIGTLQLFTEPALITNSGPGNATMTLGTYLYQQGFRSFNFGYASTIAYTVAAIAAVVSLVQLRLFGRDA from the coding sequence ATGACCACCACCCTGCCCACGCCGCCCCGCGCCCGCCGGCGCTTCCAGGCCGCGCCGTACCTGTTCGTCCTGCCCTACCTGCTCATCTTCGCGTCCTTCTGGGCGTGGCCCATCGTCAGTTCCTTCCTGCTGAGCTTCAAAGACTCGCGCCTCGGGGCCACCGCCCCCTGGAGCGTGGCGAACTGGACCCGGCTGGCCGGTGACGAATTCTTCCGCACGGCCCTGAAAAACACCTTCGTCATCCTGATCATCCAGGTGCCGACCATGCTCCTGATGGCGACCGGGCTGGCCGTCGCGCTCAACAGCCGGATGCTGCGGGCACGTGGGCTCTTCCGCTTCGCCTTCTTCGCGCCGCTGGTCGTGGGGACGGTCGCCTACTCGGCCGTGTTCCGGCTGCTGTTCAACACCGACTTCGGGATGGTCAACCGCGCCCTGGGCGGGCTGGGCCTGCCCCCGGTGGACTGGCTCAACCAGCCGGGACCGGCCATGACGGTCATCATCCTGGCGCTGCTGTGGCGCTGGACCGGCTACAACGCCATCATCCTGCTCGCGGGCCTCCAGGGCATCCGGGAAGAACTGTACGAGGCCGCCTCCATCGACGGCGCGACGCCCTGGGAGCAGTTCTGGAAGATCACGGTGCCGATGTTGCGGCCCACATTGCTGTTCTGCCTCGTGCTGAGCCTGATCGGCACGCTCCAGCTGTTCACCGAACCCGCGCTGATCACCAACAGCGGCCCCGGCAATGCCACCATGACGCTGGGCACCTACCTGTACCAGCAGGGCTTCCGCAGCTTCAACTTCGGCTACGCCAGCACCATCGCCTACACCGTCGCGGCCATCGCCGCCGTCGTGAGCCTCGTGCAGCTGCGCCTGTTCGGGAGGGACGCGTGA
- a CDS encoding extracellular solute-binding protein, whose product MKKMILLSALTLLTTAAAQTSLSGTVTVWSWDVAAKALQSTIPGFNKQYPNVKVEVVDLGNQNVYDRGLAGCAAGGADLPDVYSIENNEAEVFWARFPDCFTDLNTLGADKLVKNFPAFKWTELTANNKRYAMPWDSGPVVIFYRRDLYQQAGINPAAIRTWDDFLAAGKKLNTKFGNKVKIATIANGQDDEWFRMLANQNGCFYFNNAATQVTIAQPGCVTALSTIKKLNDAQVLATGDWGGQITGIKASKAASAIYGAWYEGTIRTNAPDQKGKWGVYLMPASKAGGPRAANLGGSALALPASSKNKAAAFAFMQYALGTAQGQVAMLKGEGLVPSLLSATKDPYVAQGQAYWGNQKVWQTILGTLGDVPQARGTQYFQDARQIMIVVQADYLKGKYKTAQEALNDAAKKISSATGLAVAK is encoded by the coding sequence ATGAAGAAAATGATCCTGCTGTCCGCCCTGACCCTGCTCACCACGGCCGCTGCCCAGACCTCGCTCTCGGGTACGGTCACCGTCTGGTCGTGGGACGTGGCGGCCAAGGCGCTTCAGAGCACCATCCCCGGCTTCAACAAGCAGTACCCCAACGTGAAGGTCGAGGTCGTGGACCTGGGCAACCAGAACGTGTACGACCGGGGCCTGGCGGGCTGCGCGGCGGGCGGCGCCGACCTGCCGGACGTGTACTCCATCGAGAACAACGAGGCCGAGGTGTTCTGGGCGCGCTTCCCCGACTGCTTCACCGACCTGAACACGCTGGGCGCGGACAAGCTCGTCAAGAACTTCCCGGCCTTCAAGTGGACCGAGCTGACCGCCAACAACAAACGCTACGCGATGCCCTGGGACTCCGGCCCCGTGGTGATCTTCTACCGCCGCGACCTGTACCAGCAGGCCGGCATCAACCCCGCCGCCATCCGCACCTGGGACGACTTCCTGGCGGCGGGCAAGAAGCTGAACACCAAGTTCGGCAACAAGGTCAAGATCGCGACCATCGCCAACGGCCAGGACGACGAGTGGTTCCGCATGCTCGCCAACCAGAACGGCTGCTTCTACTTCAACAACGCCGCCACCCAGGTCACCATCGCGCAGCCCGGCTGCGTCACGGCCCTGAGCACCATCAAGAAGCTCAACGACGCGCAGGTCCTCGCCACCGGCGACTGGGGCGGCCAGATCACGGGCATCAAGGCCAGCAAGGCGGCCAGCGCCATCTACGGCGCGTGGTACGAGGGCACCATCCGCACCAACGCGCCCGACCAGAAAGGCAAGTGGGGCGTGTACCTGATGCCCGCCAGCAAGGCCGGGGGCCCGCGCGCCGCGAACCTGGGCGGCAGCGCCCTGGCCCTGCCCGCCAGCAGCAAGAACAAGGCGGCGGCCTTCGCCTTCATGCAGTACGCGCTGGGCACCGCGCAGGGGCAGGTCGCCATGCTCAAGGGTGAGGGTCTGGTCCCCAGCCTGCTCTCGGCCACCAAGGACCCCTACGTCGCGCAGGGACAGGCCTACTGGGGCAACCAGAAAGTCTGGCAGACCATTCTGGGGACCCTGGGCGACGTTCCCCAGGCGCGCGGCACCCAGTACTTCCAGGACGCCCGCCAGATCATGATCGTGGTGCAGGCCGACTACCTCAAGGGCAAGTACAAGACCGCCCAGGAAGCCCTGAACGACGCCGCCAAGAAGATCAGCAGCGCGACCGGCCTGGCCGTCGCCAAGTAA
- a CDS encoding LacI family DNA-binding transcriptional regulator yields MARQAQVSVSTVSRVLNGNSAVNAELRTRVEAAMHDLRFRPNRIAQTLFHHRSHTLGCVLPDIVSPFFAQLFLELEVGAFERGYTIILGNTVSTPALERTYLQTLAERQVDGLLYLGGLTNALAVAPEDLALLRDLAERLPIVTVNGDLPEVGIVTSVRSDEASGMRALLSHLRAQGHTDIAFLGGQPDVTSTAEKLQVYRDLCPDHPPEWVQPTGLDIDAGIRALCNLMGAARRPSAVACINDLVAAGVLTAARARGLNLPGDLSVTGFDDVFPARITAPPLTTVNHNYAELARQALDALLLGIEGQPAPRTVTVPTLLVGRDSVAPRPG; encoded by the coding sequence ATCGCCCGGCAGGCGCAGGTTTCCGTCTCGACGGTCTCGCGCGTCCTGAACGGCAACAGTGCGGTCAATGCCGAGTTGCGCACGCGGGTCGAGGCGGCCATGCACGACCTGCGCTTCCGGCCCAACCGGATCGCCCAGACGCTGTTCCATCACCGGTCGCACACGCTGGGCTGCGTGCTCCCCGACATCGTGAGTCCCTTCTTCGCCCAGCTGTTTCTGGAACTGGAGGTCGGGGCCTTCGAGCGCGGCTATACCATCATTCTGGGCAATACGGTCAGCACGCCCGCGCTGGAACGCACCTATCTCCAGACCCTCGCCGAGCGGCAGGTGGACGGCCTGCTGTACCTCGGCGGCCTGACCAACGCGCTGGCCGTCGCCCCCGAGGACCTCGCCCTGCTGCGTGACCTGGCTGAGCGGCTGCCCATCGTGACCGTCAACGGCGACCTGCCGGAGGTCGGCATCGTGACGAGCGTACGCTCGGACGAGGCGAGCGGCATGCGGGCGCTGCTCTCGCACCTGCGCGCGCAGGGCCATACCGACATCGCCTTTCTGGGCGGGCAACCCGACGTGACCAGCACGGCTGAGAAGTTGCAGGTCTACCGCGACCTGTGCCCCGACCATCCGCCCGAGTGGGTGCAGCCGACCGGCCTGGATATCGACGCGGGCATCCGGGCGCTGTGCAATCTGATGGGCGCGGCGCGGCGGCCGAGCGCCGTGGCCTGTATCAACGATCTCGTGGCGGCCGGAGTGCTGACGGCGGCGCGGGCCCGTGGCCTGAATCTGCCGGGCGACCTCTCGGTCACCGGCTTCGACGACGTCTTCCCGGCCCGGATCACGGCCCCGCCGCTGACCACCGTCAACCACAATTACGCCGAACTGGCCCGACAAGCTCTCGACGCGCTGCTGCTGGGCATCGAGGGGCAACCGGCGCCGCGCACGGTGACCGTGCCGACGCTGCTTGTCGGGCGGGATTCGGTGGCTCCCCGGCCGGGCTGA
- a CDS encoding phosphoglucomutase/phosphomannomutase family protein, with product MPITFGTDGWRDIIAHDFTYENVRTVARAHAQALRETGGTLVVVGFDTRFQGAGFASVVAETMAEQGLDVLLAREYLPTPALSYAVVHHGAAGGVMITASHNPPQYSGYKIKGAYGGSATPSTVAQIERALREPVAYSGRQGEIRPLDIRQAYYEQLNRQLDLPTLRAYRGRVVHDAMGGAACGWLTGYARHAGLNLELTELHGHPDPLFGGVNPEPIPQNLGELMGLMAADPEIALGVVTDGDADRVGAVAAGGTFFNSHQIFAVFIKHLYARGLRGRVVKTVSGSRVIELLTQKLGLDLVETPVGFKYITDAFLEGQADEQLAVMIGGEESGGLSSRGHIPERDGLLNSLLLIEAIASSGRGVAELFADIEVEVGFRHHYDRNDLHLSAAFDKAALLAAAQTYGEVAGYAVESVNTRDGVKLGLAGGASAMFRASGTEPVVRVYVEAQTPEQMRAILDEATRRVLAHDPAGAH from the coding sequence ATGCCCATTACTTTCGGAACCGACGGCTGGCGCGACATCATCGCGCATGACTTCACCTACGAGAACGTCCGCACAGTGGCGCGGGCCCATGCCCAGGCGCTACGCGAGACGGGCGGCACCCTGGTGGTCGTCGGCTTCGACACCCGTTTCCAGGGGGCGGGCTTCGCGAGCGTCGTGGCCGAGACGATGGCCGAGCAGGGCTTGGATGTTCTGCTGGCGCGCGAATACCTGCCTACGCCCGCCCTGTCCTACGCGGTCGTACATCACGGAGCGGCGGGTGGTGTGATGATTACGGCCTCGCACAATCCCCCGCAGTACAGCGGGTACAAGATTAAAGGGGCTTATGGCGGCAGCGCTACCCCGTCCACAGTCGCCCAGATCGAGCGCGCCCTGCGGGAGCCGGTGGCCTACAGCGGCCGCCAGGGTGAGATCCGGCCGCTCGACATCCGGCAGGCGTACTACGAGCAGCTCAACCGGCAGCTCGACCTGCCCACCCTGCGCGCCTACCGGGGCCGGGTCGTACACGACGCGATGGGCGGCGCGGCCTGTGGCTGGCTCACCGGTTATGCGCGTCACGCCGGGCTGAACTTGGAGCTGACCGAACTGCATGGCCACCCCGATCCGCTCTTCGGCGGCGTCAATCCCGAGCCGATCCCGCAGAACCTGGGCGAACTGATGGGCCTGATGGCAGCCGATCCCGAGATCGCGCTAGGCGTCGTGACCGACGGCGACGCCGACCGGGTGGGGGCCGTCGCGGCCGGCGGCACGTTCTTCAACAGCCACCAGATCTTCGCAGTGTTCATCAAGCACCTGTACGCCCGGGGCCTGCGCGGGCGCGTCGTCAAGACGGTGTCGGGCAGCCGCGTGATCGAATTGCTGACGCAGAAGCTGGGTCTGGACCTCGTCGAAACGCCAGTGGGCTTCAAGTACATCACCGACGCCTTCCTGGAAGGACAGGCCGACGAACAGCTGGCAGTCATGATCGGCGGCGAGGAGTCGGGCGGCCTGTCGTCGCGCGGCCACATCCCTGAGCGCGACGGTCTGCTCAACAGCCTGCTGCTGATCGAGGCCATCGCGAGCAGCGGCCGGGGCGTGGCCGAACTCTTTGCCGACATTGAGGTGGAGGTGGGGTTCCGGCACCACTATGACCGCAACGATCTGCACCTGAGCGCGGCCTTCGACAAGGCGGCGCTGCTCGCGGCGGCCCAGACCTACGGCGAGGTGGCTGGGTACGCGGTCGAGTCGGTAAATACCCGCGACGGCGTAAAGCTGGGGCTGGCGGGCGGCGCTTCGGCCATGTTCCGCGCCTCGGGGACCGAGCCGGTGGTGCGGGTCTATGTCGAGGCGCAGACGCCTGAGCAGATGCGCGCCATTCTGGACGAGGCCACCCGGCGCGTGCTGGCCCACGACCCGGCAGGCGCCCACTGA
- a CDS encoding O-antigen ligase family protein: MTRIPKAAAFSPPRWVSWLLALIPVFPPLYLVAFSVLGKLRTLPQAARGILFFFAATQLLAAIFTPQPLLSLGLALLRTIVILAMIAAGVYLKQSRNLRPLLWGQLLICGTAWLYTLTTQGWIGVQQRLSHPYYYIVSLGLIAVVAMWFVIFWKGGAAWWRWPAGILALITFVASGSRGPLLALVIGSLVALLINNKNKLLLSFTILVITVTAFLAISLNLPFKPLERLTSDQTSGREYVWQDAIRGWETSPLGGVGPYQGGAYLTYLLKEGCQLTPSLERNGVNCPDKIKSLTSIWLIAHNAWLHWMLESGIVGLSGFIVLMLYSAYKSIVLRDSFVLAIVFGFMAMNLVDVVVAIPSPHFSELWWAVVGISIYEDKPTSDVSLKRRLNV; the protein is encoded by the coding sequence GTGACCCGCATTCCCAAGGCAGCTGCCTTCTCTCCCCCACGCTGGGTCAGCTGGCTACTCGCCCTCATACCGGTCTTTCCTCCATTGTACCTTGTTGCCTTCAGTGTACTTGGGAAACTGCGTACACTACCTCAAGCTGCGCGTGGTATACTTTTTTTCTTTGCAGCTACTCAGCTATTGGCAGCGATCTTTACACCTCAGCCACTTCTTTCTCTAGGACTCGCCCTACTACGTACTATTGTAATTTTGGCTATGATTGCAGCAGGGGTTTATCTTAAACAAAGCCGCAATTTACGCCCTCTCTTATGGGGACAGCTTCTAATTTGTGGGACGGCATGGTTGTACACGCTTACTACTCAAGGCTGGATAGGGGTACAACAGAGATTAAGTCATCCTTACTACTATATTGTGTCTTTGGGCTTAATAGCAGTCGTAGCAATGTGGTTCGTGATTTTTTGGAAAGGTGGCGCTGCATGGTGGCGTTGGCCAGCTGGCATATTAGCACTAATTACCTTTGTTGCATCCGGCAGCAGAGGTCCTCTGCTTGCTCTCGTAATTGGCTCACTTGTAGCTTTGCTAATAAATAATAAAAATAAGCTACTTTTATCATTTACCATTCTGGTAATAACCGTAACAGCCTTCCTAGCCATCAGCTTAAATTTACCATTCAAACCTCTTGAACGTTTGACCAGTGATCAGACAAGCGGACGTGAGTACGTGTGGCAAGATGCAATAAGAGGCTGGGAGACTTCGCCTTTAGGCGGTGTAGGACCATATCAAGGCGGGGCATACTTAACTTACTTATTAAAAGAAGGATGTCAATTAACGCCATCCCTGGAACGTAATGGAGTCAACTGTCCAGATAAGATAAAATCATTGACAAGTATCTGGTTAATAGCTCACAATGCTTGGCTTCACTGGATGTTGGAGAGCGGCATAGTTGGTTTGAGTGGTTTTATAGTATTAATGCTGTATTCAGCATACAAAAGTATTGTACTGCGAGATTCTTTCGTTTTAGCGATAGTTTTTGGATTTATGGCTATGAATCTTGTAGATGTGGTTGTAGCAATACCCAGTCCTCATTTTTCGGAGTTGTGGTGGGCGGTAGTAGGAATCTCTATTTATGAAGATAAGCCCACTAGTGATGTGTCATTAAAGAGAAGACTGAATGTCTAA